From the genome of Muricauda sp. SCSIO 64092, one region includes:
- a CDS encoding methylmalonyl-CoA mutase family protein, whose protein sequence is MEHIAPYRPKHKIRIVTAASLFDGHDAAINIMRRIIQATGVEVIHLGHDRSVAEVVDCAIQEDANAIAMTSYQGGHNEYFKYMYDLLQEKGAGQIKVFGGGGGVILPHETKDLMNYGIERIYAPDDGRKMGLQGMINDLVQRCDVEVPKLDVESANGLSGQLKNKDVNTIARLISLAENRPGEFQEHFSKIAPNDKVPVLGITGTGGAGKSSLVDELIRRFLLDFPEKHIGVVSVDPSKRKTGGALLGDRIRMNAINSDRVYMRSLATRQSNLALSKYVGEAIAVLKAAAFDLIILETSGIGQSDTEILDFSNVSLYVMTPEFGAATQLEKIDMLDFADLVAINKFDKRGALDAIRDVRKQYVRNHNLWDAEDGDLPIYGTMASQFNDPGMNSLYTATMKALSEKTEAGLLAGSNLSLGTLEKQFIIPPARTRYLSEIAENNRSYDLLVKEQSNTAQKLYGIFTSILTLANLSIKGDNPQYFSKSTINSDVILSKADKRNRDIIKILMAEFERIKMDLHPRNWELIINWENQLKRYKASEYTYEVRGREIKLETHSTSLSHNQIPKVALPKYTAWGDLLIWMLQENVPGEFPYAAGIYPFKRTGEDPTRMFAGEGGPERTNRRFHYVSLDMPAKRLSTAFDSVTLYGHDPDHRPDIYGKIGNSGVSICCLDDAKKLYSGFDLSDPMTSVSMTINGPAPMLLGFFMNAAIDQNCEKYIKDHKLEARIEKKIETIYQKKGMDRPRYIGELPEGNNGLGLMLLGVTGDQVLPLAVYNEIKAKTLNQVRGTVQADILKEDQAQNTCIFSTEFALRLMGDVQEYFIKNAVRNFYSVSISGYHIAEAGANPISQLAFTLSNGFTYVEYYLSRGMDIDKFGPNLSFFFSNGIDPEYAVIGRVARRIWAKAMRDKYGAGPRAQMLKYHIQTSGRSLHAQEIDFNDIRTTLQALYAVYDNCNSLHTNAYDEAITTPTEESVRRAMAIQLIINKELGLAKNENPLQGSFIIEELTDLVEEAVLLEFDRITERGGVLGAMETMYQRSKIQEESLHYETLKHTGEYPIIGVNTFLSSKGSPTILPAEVIRATTEEKDAQIQTLENVHNGNRAEAEQGLKALQQVAVENGNTFDQLMEVTKYCSLGQITHALFQVGGQYRRNM, encoded by the coding sequence ATGGAACATATAGCACCTTATCGCCCAAAACATAAAATTAGAATTGTAACTGCGGCTTCTTTGTTCGATGGTCACGATGCCGCCATCAATATAATGCGTAGAATAATTCAGGCCACTGGCGTTGAAGTGATCCATTTAGGACATGATAGAAGCGTGGCCGAAGTCGTGGATTGCGCTATTCAGGAAGATGCCAATGCCATTGCCATGACCTCCTATCAGGGAGGGCACAATGAATACTTCAAGTACATGTATGATCTGCTACAGGAGAAGGGTGCTGGGCAAATAAAGGTATTTGGAGGAGGTGGAGGGGTCATTCTTCCGCATGAGACCAAAGATTTGATGAATTACGGTATAGAGCGAATCTACGCTCCCGACGATGGAAGGAAAATGGGCCTCCAGGGAATGATCAATGATTTAGTACAACGGTGTGACGTAGAAGTTCCAAAACTGGATGTTGAAAGCGCCAACGGACTTTCTGGGCAACTCAAAAATAAGGATGTCAATACCATTGCCCGCTTAATTTCCCTGGCAGAAAATCGTCCAGGGGAGTTCCAGGAACACTTCTCGAAGATCGCCCCAAATGATAAGGTACCCGTACTGGGAATTACCGGAACGGGAGGTGCAGGGAAATCCAGTTTGGTGGATGAGTTGATAAGAAGGTTTTTATTGGATTTTCCGGAAAAGCATATCGGGGTCGTTTCCGTAGATCCGTCCAAGCGCAAAACGGGAGGGGCACTTTTGGGGGATAGGATTCGAATGAACGCCATAAACAGTGATCGGGTCTATATGCGTTCCCTGGCAACGCGGCAGTCCAATTTGGCCCTTTCCAAATATGTAGGGGAAGCCATAGCCGTTCTTAAGGCGGCAGCTTTTGATCTGATTATCTTGGAAACCTCGGGAATTGGGCAGTCCGATACGGAGATTTTGGACTTTAGTAATGTTTCCTTATATGTAATGACCCCGGAATTTGGGGCAGCGACCCAATTGGAGAAAATTGATATGCTGGACTTTGCAGATTTGGTGGCCATTAACAAATTTGACAAACGGGGAGCGTTGGATGCCATTAGGGATGTGAGAAAGCAATACGTTCGTAACCATAATCTTTGGGACGCCGAAGACGGTGATCTGCCCATTTATGGCACTATGGCTTCGCAGTTCAATGACCCTGGGATGAACAGTTTGTATACGGCCACAATGAAAGCCCTCTCAGAAAAAACGGAGGCTGGATTACTGGCCGGTTCAAATTTGTCCCTGGGAACTTTGGAAAAACAATTTATCATTCCTCCCGCCCGAACACGCTATTTATCCGAAATAGCTGAAAACAACAGAAGTTATGACCTGTTGGTCAAAGAACAGTCCAATACTGCCCAAAAGTTATATGGAATTTTTACTTCCATTTTAACATTGGCCAACTTGTCCATAAAAGGCGATAACCCACAATATTTTAGTAAGTCCACTATAAACTCCGATGTAATTCTTTCCAAAGCAGATAAGCGCAATAGGGATATCATCAAAATCCTTATGGCGGAGTTTGAGCGGATAAAGATGGATTTACATCCCAGGAATTGGGAGTTGATCATTAACTGGGAAAATCAATTAAAACGATACAAAGCATCCGAGTATACGTATGAGGTTAGGGGAAGGGAAATTAAATTGGAGACCCATTCCACATCATTGTCACATAATCAAATTCCAAAAGTGGCCCTCCCAAAGTATACGGCCTGGGGCGATCTTTTGATATGGATGCTGCAAGAAAACGTCCCCGGGGAATTTCCCTATGCGGCGGGTATTTATCCTTTTAAAAGAACTGGGGAGGACCCTACACGGATGTTTGCCGGCGAAGGTGGTCCGGAACGTACCAATAGGCGATTTCATTACGTGAGTTTGGATATGCCGGCGAAGCGATTGTCCACCGCATTCGATTCGGTTACCTTATATGGGCATGATCCGGATCATCGACCTGATATTTACGGAAAAATTGGAAATTCCGGGGTCTCCATCTGCTGTTTGGATGATGCTAAAAAACTCTATTCGGGATTTGATTTAAGTGACCCAATGACTTCGGTCAGTATGACAATTAATGGCCCGGCACCAATGCTACTGGGTTTCTTTATGAATGCGGCCATTGATCAAAACTGTGAAAAGTACATTAAGGACCATAAGCTGGAAGCCAGGATTGAAAAGAAAATCGAGACGATATATCAAAAAAAGGGAATGGATAGACCTCGGTATATTGGCGAACTTCCAGAAGGGAACAATGGCCTGGGCCTAATGCTTTTAGGTGTTACCGGGGACCAGGTACTTCCCTTGGCGGTATATAACGAAATCAAGGCTAAAACCTTAAATCAGGTGCGCGGTACGGTACAAGCCGATATCCTAAAAGAGGACCAGGCCCAAAACACCTGTATTTTTTCCACGGAATTTGCATTGCGGTTAATGGGGGATGTCCAAGAATATTTCATCAAAAATGCGGTACGTAATTTTTACTCCGTATCCATTTCCGGGTATCATATTGCCGAAGCCGGTGCAAATCCCATTTCCCAATTGGCATTTACCCTGTCCAATGGATTTACATACGTGGAGTATTACTTAAGTAGAGGAATGGATATTGACAAATTTGGACCAAACCTTTCCTTCTTTTTCTCCAATGGGATTGACCCCGAATATGCAGTAATTGGTAGGGTGGCGAGGCGAATTTGGGCCAAGGCCATGCGTGATAAATACGGAGCTGGACCAAGGGCGCAAATGTTGAAGTACCACATCCAGACTTCCGGAAGGAGCCTGCATGCCCAAGAAATTGACTTTAATGATATACGGACCACGCTCCAGGCGCTCTACGCCGTTTATGATAACTGTAATTCCCTGCATACCAATGCCTATGATGAAGCCATCACCACCCCTACCGAGGAATCGGTAAGAAGGGCAATGGCCATTCAACTGATCATCAATAAGGAATTGGGACTTGCAAAAAATGAAAACCCGCTTCAGGGATCCTTTATTATTGAGGAACTGACTGACTTGGTAGAGGAGGCCGTATTGCTCGAATTTGATAGGATCACGGAACGAGGAGGAGTATTGGGTGCCATGGAAACCATGTACCAACGTTCCAAGATACAGGAGGAAAGCCTTCATTACGAGACCTTAAAACATACCGGGGAATATCCCATTATTGGGGTGAACACTTTCTTAAGTTCCAAGGGTTCACCAACAATATTGCCCGCAGAAGTAATTCGTGCCACCACGGAGGAAAAAGATGCCCAAATCCAAACCCTGGAAAACGTGCACAACGGAAATAGGGCCGAAGCAGAACAAGGGTTAAAAGCGTTACAGCAAGTAGCGGTTGAAAATGGCAATACTTTTGACCAGTTGATGGAGGTTACAAAGTATTGCTCTTTAGGTCAGATAACCCATGCACTTTTTCAAGTGGGGGGGCAATACAGAAGAAATATGTAG
- a CDS encoding DJ-1/PfpI family protein, protein MKELLTFSILAFFLLGCQNREEPSVAKAERVFPTLAPNRYNVGFLIMDGVYNTEFTAPFDIFQHTQYRKNIKAMNTFTVAKTLAPITSFEGVRILPDYDYTKDELPRIDILVIPSAEHHLDTDLRDTVMLNFVKKVDREAIFMTSHCDGAFILAKAGLLDNVASTTFPSDIATYRKMFPRLEVKDSVLFVHDDKYITSAGGAKSFEAALYLTEVLYGKEIAKSLAKGLVIDWDLASVPSFIRQ, encoded by the coding sequence ATGAAAGAATTGTTGACCTTTAGTATACTGGCCTTTTTCCTTCTAGGTTGCCAGAATCGGGAAGAACCATCAGTTGCAAAGGCCGAAAGGGTGTTTCCTACCCTTGCCCCCAATCGATATAATGTTGGTTTCCTGATTATGGATGGCGTCTACAATACGGAATTTACTGCCCCCTTTGACATCTTTCAGCATACCCAATATCGAAAGAACATTAAAGCCATGAACACGTTCACCGTAGCCAAAACCTTAGCGCCCATTACCTCTTTTGAAGGCGTTCGTATTCTCCCCGATTACGATTATACCAAGGACGAACTACCCAGGATTGATATTTTGGTCATTCCCAGTGCAGAACACCATCTGGATACTGATCTAAGGGATACCGTAATGCTCAATTTTGTAAAAAAAGTGGACAGGGAAGCAATTTTTATGACATCCCATTGCGATGGGGCCTTTATTTTGGCCAAAGCGGGGCTTTTGGACAATGTTGCCTCCACAACATTTCCCAGTGATATTGCCACCTATCGGAAAATGTTTCCACGCCTTGAGGTAAAGGATAGTGTTCTTTTTGTGCATGATGATAAATACATCACCTCTGCCGGTGGGGCCAAAAGCTTTGAAGCCGCCCTATATCTGACAGAAGTTCTCTATGGAAAAGAAATAGCCAAATCCTTGGCCAAGGGACTGGTCATTGATTGGGATTTGGCCAGTGTCCCTTCTTTCATTCGTCAATAG
- a CDS encoding TIGR03643 family protein has product MEKNGINSLPVYKNSLVLRDLSGALAHYFSSEGKAFSRRTLGLRAIIAESIATDASLIPVTIEKAYTSNSLHNRLKNVTFITIIMRNIISYCNGLEKDGIKEKEYLHLLRKEIKTFQKSFKKWRKSLVSNES; this is encoded by the coding sequence ATGGAAAAGAATGGTATAAATTCACTACCTGTTTACAAGAACTCCCTGGTGTTAAGGGATTTAAGTGGTGCGCTTGCCCATTATTTTTCTTCGGAGGGCAAAGCTTTCTCCCGGAGGACCTTGGGGTTGAGAGCAATTATTGCAGAATCCATTGCTACGGATGCATCATTGATTCCTGTGACCATAGAGAAAGCGTACACGTCCAATTCTTTGCATAACCGTCTTAAAAATGTAACGTTTATCACCATCATTATGCGGAATATCATTTCCTACTGCAATGGCCTTGAGAAAGATGGTATTAAGGAGAAAGAATATCTGCACTTACTACGAAAGGAGATAAAGACATTTCAAAAGTCCTTCAAAAAATGGCGGAAATCCCTCGTTAGTAACGAGTCTTAG
- the purU gene encoding formyltetrahydrofolate deformylase — MKLTVLIHCPDQKGIIFSVTNFLYQKGGNVIYLDQHVDKEAEVFFMRLEVEFENGLTQAVFEEEFDKKIAQKYVMEWSYHSEGTLPKMAIFVSKYNHCVYDLLSRHQSGELEVDIPFILSNHKDLGYIAEQFKIPFHHVPVTKGTKSEAEEKQLKLLKENEVDFIVLARYMQIVSSKLINYYPNKIINIHHSFLPAFAGAKPYHAAFKRGVKIIGATSHYVTEELDAGPIIEQDVTAVSHSHNIKDFIAKGRDLEKIVLARAVKLHTLRKTMVYNNKTVIFT; from the coding sequence ATGAAACTTACAGTTCTCATCCATTGTCCCGATCAAAAGGGAATCATTTTTTCGGTGACCAACTTTTTATACCAAAAAGGGGGCAATGTTATTTATTTGGACCAACATGTGGATAAGGAGGCAGAGGTATTCTTTATGCGATTGGAGGTTGAATTCGAAAATGGGCTTACCCAAGCCGTATTTGAAGAAGAATTTGATAAAAAAATCGCTCAAAAGTATGTGATGGAATGGAGCTACCATTCAGAAGGTACCTTACCTAAAATGGCCATTTTTGTTTCCAAGTACAATCATTGCGTTTATGATTTGTTGAGCAGGCACCAGTCTGGGGAACTGGAAGTAGATATTCCTTTTATTCTAAGTAATCATAAAGACCTTGGTTATATTGCAGAGCAGTTTAAAATTCCATTTCATCATGTTCCGGTAACCAAAGGAACCAAATCCGAAGCGGAAGAAAAACAGCTAAAACTTCTAAAGGAAAATGAGGTTGATTTTATTGTGCTTGCGAGATATATGCAAATAGTTTCTTCAAAACTGATCAATTATTATCCTAACAAGATCATAAATATCCATCATTCCTTTCTCCCGGCGTTTGCAGGTGCCAAGCCATATCATGCCGCATTTAAACGAGGGGTGAAGATTATTGGTGCTACCAGTCATTATGTTACCGAAGAATTGGACGCCGGACCTATTATTGAACAGGATGTTACCGCGGTATCACACAGTCATAATATAAAGGATTTTATAGCAAAAGGCAGGGATTTGGAAAAAATTGTCCTGGCCAGGGCGGTAAAACTCCATACACTTCGAAAGACCATGGTCTACAATAATAAAACCGTCATCTTCACCTAA
- a CDS encoding DUF1684 domain-containing protein, whose amino-acid sequence MKHLGYILVLFLCSCGQGKKYHDERTNEVDAVPAKLRTILEYQEKTNEEFKDPETSPLPDRFRKDFEGLDFFPADTTYVVTARFERTPNAKPFRMPTTTDRTSWEVVYGVAYFLLNGTEHQLEVYKSLELPSAAGNEEYLFLPFMDLTNGEETYGGGRYLNLKIPEGNTLVIDFNRAYNPYCVYNKKYSCPLVPRQNFMNTKVMAGVKQFSLD is encoded by the coding sequence ATGAAACATCTTGGATATATCCTGGTTTTATTTTTGTGTTCTTGTGGGCAGGGGAAAAAATATCACGATGAACGAACAAATGAGGTCGATGCAGTACCGGCAAAACTCCGAACTATTTTGGAGTATCAGGAGAAAACGAATGAAGAGTTTAAGGACCCTGAAACCTCACCATTGCCCGATAGATTTCGGAAGGATTTTGAAGGCTTGGATTTTTTCCCTGCGGACACTACATATGTGGTAACCGCAAGATTTGAACGAACACCGAACGCCAAACCGTTTAGGATGCCAACCACTACGGATAGAACGTCATGGGAAGTAGTTTATGGAGTCGCCTACTTTTTACTGAATGGTACCGAGCACCAATTGGAAGTCTATAAAAGCTTGGAATTGCCGAGTGCCGCAGGAAATGAAGAATACCTCTTTCTTCCGTTTATGGATTTGACCAATGGGGAGGAGACCTACGGGGGAGGCCGCTATTTGAACCTAAAAATCCCTGAGGGCAATACTTTGGTCATTGACTTTAATCGGGCCTACAATCCGTACTGTGTGTACAATAAAAAATACTCCTGCCCCTTGGTGCCAAGGCAAAATTTTATGAATACCAAGGTGATGGCAGGAGTAAAACAGTTTTCT
- a CDS encoding alpha/beta hydrolase, translating into MSKTFTLLTTLSLIFLSFSTYSQGLRIKKGTIIDSLAVVGDSIPETFSLYLPNKFELNKKWPLLMVFDMEGRGKDGISKFVGVADSLGYVVAAPNSIRDSVPISENMQRTKRVVDYLLELLPVNKSRIYTAGFESGGRFANLVPIFFREIVGTVSINAAIANTELLNAKNPFHFIGVVDKTNFNYPTILRDEKVLNGLKFPNHILVGDSLSNNTTGKRLAQALSYFELLAMARGNTVKDSGFIEAFYQSDLGHIKELLDKNEFFLANRAMAETQNIFRTLRDTDSLREMKKNLKRTKGFRIQKRELETTLFKETLLREDFAYYLEEDVLTYNFNNLGWWNFQMERINKFINGSNAAERKMGYRLVGYVNALVEDNIYLVKSQKIVDEEALVLLFMLKTIAEPNNFDNYLKVASIASKNEDFGTALFYLEEALKKGFNSKEQLYNIPNTALLRITPEFNALVKKYLDNARYKTTIDE; encoded by the coding sequence ATGAGTAAGACATTTACATTGCTGACCACTCTTTCCCTGATCTTTTTATCTTTTTCAACCTACTCCCAAGGCCTGAGAATAAAAAAGGGAACGATCATTGATTCGTTGGCGGTGGTTGGTGATTCCATCCCGGAAACCTTTTCGCTTTATTTGCCCAATAAGTTCGAGTTAAATAAAAAATGGCCCCTGCTCATGGTATTTGATATGGAAGGCAGGGGAAAGGACGGAATTTCAAAATTTGTTGGTGTTGCGGACAGTTTGGGTTATGTAGTTGCTGCTCCCAATTCCATACGGGATAGTGTACCAATTTCCGAGAACATGCAACGGACCAAAAGAGTGGTGGACTATCTTTTGGAGCTACTGCCCGTCAACAAAAGTAGGATCTATACCGCCGGCTTTGAAAGCGGGGGAAGGTTTGCCAATTTGGTCCCCATTTTTTTTAGGGAGATTGTAGGTACGGTATCCATTAATGCCGCAATTGCCAATACGGAGTTGCTCAACGCTAAAAACCCTTTTCATTTCATTGGTGTGGTTGATAAAACCAATTTTAATTATCCAACGATCCTTAGGGACGAAAAAGTCTTGAACGGTTTAAAGTTTCCCAATCATATTTTGGTAGGGGATTCCCTCTCAAATAACACTACAGGGAAAAGATTGGCGCAGGCATTATCCTATTTTGAACTTTTGGCCATGGCCAGGGGGAATACGGTCAAGGACTCAGGGTTCATTGAGGCGTTCTACCAAAGCGACCTGGGCCATATAAAGGAATTGTTGGATAAGAACGAATTCTTTCTGGCCAATAGGGCCATGGCAGAAACACAAAATATCTTTAGGACTTTACGGGATACGGATTCCCTCAGGGAAATGAAAAAGAACCTGAAACGTACCAAAGGTTTTCGAATTCAAAAAAGGGAGTTGGAAACCACCCTGTTTAAGGAGACCTTGTTACGGGAGGACTTTGCCTATTATCTGGAAGAAGATGTGTTGACCTATAATTTCAATAATCTGGGTTGGTGGAACTTTCAGATGGAACGGATCAATAAGTTTATCAACGGCAGTAATGCCGCGGAACGTAAAATGGGGTATCGGCTTGTAGGCTATGTCAATGCGTTGGTAGAGGACAATATCTACCTGGTAAAAAGTCAGAAAATCGTTGACGAGGAAGCCCTTGTGCTTTTATTTATGTTAAAGACCATTGCCGAACCCAATAATTTTGACAACTATCTTAAAGTGGCTTCAATCGCATCCAAAAATGAGGATTTTGGAACCGCACTTTTTTATTTGGAAGAAGCCCTAAAAAAAGGCTTCAACTCCAAGGAGCAATTGTACAATATACCCAATACGGCCTTATTGCGCATTACACCAGAGTTCAATGCCTTGGTGAAAAAATACCTTGATAATGCCCGGTATAAGACCACTATTGACGAATGA
- a CDS encoding Lrp/AsnC family transcriptional regulator, whose product MNFKLDRLSTEILLCLQQNSRVSFTEVGKRVGLTSPAVAERVKKMEDLGIIESYTTHISHAKLGYQLRAIITLRAFVGKLKPFLAKVDTFKEVINCYRITGNENIIMEVVIQDQSHLEKFIDKLIGYGETRTHIILSNVVSNAPVIKFKNEQRTS is encoded by the coding sequence TTGAATTTTAAATTAGATCGTCTAAGCACGGAAATCCTACTTTGTTTACAGCAAAATTCGCGAGTGAGTTTTACGGAAGTAGGTAAAAGGGTAGGTCTTACTTCTCCGGCTGTAGCAGAGCGCGTAAAAAAAATGGAAGACCTTGGCATTATTGAAAGTTATACCACCCATATCTCCCATGCTAAACTGGGTTATCAACTAAGGGCCATTATTACCCTTAGGGCTTTTGTCGGAAAATTGAAGCCTTTTTTGGCTAAAGTTGATACCTTTAAGGAAGTAATCAATTGCTATCGAATTACAGGAAATGAGAATATCATCATGGAGGTCGTTATTCAAGACCAATCACATTTGGAAAAATTTATTGATAAATTAATTGGTTACGGGGAAACCCGAACCCATATAATTTTGTCCAATGTGGTCTCCAATGCCCCGGTAATCAAATTTAAGAATGAACAAAGGACATCTTAA
- a CDS encoding helix-turn-helix domain-containing protein, with the protein MRRTIDGFVFIFLLLHTIFLWSKEPGNGTKFDEFPLAFQDSLEWADYFYNIRRYQRAIPLYKKNLDTVKEEKAKILKKLALSEAAIEHPTQSVSYIHEFLQLEFKPSFLLHEGFDPIRTTDEFRRVSERVTPRINTWSLLYFFVALIGFYVMGMLLVNKKIDKNARILIAFFVSIHSLFILNISINRSNYLFELPHSYLMSTWSSFLYGPLLFLYFQRVSIKHRLIWKDLWHLLPTLILVAYLIPEVYAFTGEEKINLMLTRLQNGVSPEDSGKLVLIVSLKAISLAVYAYFINRLLKRNKEKGRLASKNRLWQNNIYYIHVAYVITYIVYGISISAGNPYPILYHIPIVMMATMVLYVGYAATNVQPNVLSATYTLTNGLFPKKYLKSGLTDSLSLELKENLTQLFEKEKLYRRNDINLDLVAKKLNTTRHNASQIINEHFEKSFHEYINVYRIKEAKELLESGKVLNIIDIAYEVGYNNKVTFNKAFKKETALTPTEYLGKLQKKKGPSLSEIGHY; encoded by the coding sequence ATGCGGCGGACTATTGACGGTTTTGTCTTCATTTTCCTATTGCTCCATACCATCTTTCTATGGAGTAAAGAGCCTGGGAATGGCACAAAATTTGATGAATTTCCCCTTGCCTTTCAAGATTCATTGGAATGGGCGGATTATTTCTATAATATCCGCCGTTACCAACGAGCGATACCCTTGTACAAAAAAAATCTGGACACCGTAAAGGAGGAAAAAGCCAAGATATTAAAAAAACTGGCCCTAAGTGAAGCTGCCATTGAACATCCAACGCAGTCCGTGTCCTACATTCATGAATTCCTACAGTTGGAGTTCAAGCCCTCTTTCCTTTTGCATGAAGGTTTTGATCCCATACGCACAACGGATGAATTCAGAAGAGTCTCCGAAAGGGTAACCCCAAGAATCAATACATGGTCGTTATTATACTTTTTTGTGGCGTTGATTGGGTTTTATGTTATGGGCATGTTACTGGTAAATAAAAAAATCGACAAAAATGCCCGCATATTGATTGCATTTTTTGTTTCCATACATTCGCTCTTTATTCTAAATATTAGTATAAATCGTTCCAATTACCTTTTTGAACTTCCCCATTCGTATTTGATGTCCACATGGTCTTCATTTTTGTATGGCCCTTTGCTATTTCTATACTTTCAAAGGGTGTCAATTAAACATCGCCTTATCTGGAAGGACCTGTGGCATTTATTGCCCACCCTAATTCTTGTGGCCTACCTTATTCCCGAGGTCTACGCGTTTACGGGCGAGGAGAAAATCAATTTAATGCTCACTCGTTTGCAAAATGGGGTAAGCCCGGAAGACTCCGGAAAATTGGTGTTGATCGTCTCGCTTAAGGCGATATCACTGGCTGTCTATGCTTATTTTATCAATCGGTTACTTAAAAGGAATAAAGAGAAGGGCAGATTGGCCTCAAAAAATAGATTATGGCAAAACAATATTTATTATATCCATGTGGCCTATGTCATAACCTATATTGTTTATGGCATCTCCATTTCAGCTGGCAACCCTTACCCCATTTTGTATCATATCCCTATTGTAATGATGGCCACCATGGTACTGTACGTAGGTTATGCGGCCACCAACGTGCAACCAAACGTATTAAGTGCCACCTATACCCTTACCAATGGACTTTTCCCTAAAAAGTATCTGAAATCCGGACTTACGGATAGCCTTTCTTTGGAATTAAAGGAAAACCTTACCCAACTATTTGAAAAAGAAAAACTGTACCGAAGAAATGACATTAACTTGGATTTGGTTGCTAAAAAACTAAATACTACAAGGCATAATGCATCCCAAATTATCAATGAACATTTTGAAAAAAGCTTTCACGAGTATATCAATGTGTATCGCATCAAAGAGGCCAAAGAACTTCTGGAGAGTGGGAAGGTACTTAACATCATTGACATTGCCTATGAAGTAGGATACAACAACAAGGTAACCTTTAATAAAGCTTTTAAAAAGGAAACGGCACTTACGCCTACTGAATATTTGGGTAAGCTCCAAAAAAAAAAGGGTCCTAGTTTATCGGAAATTGGTCATTATTGA